Below is a genomic region from Isosphaeraceae bacterium EP7.
CGACCCCAACCGCGAGGTCGCCCCGCAGTTCGTCAACTACTCGGTGGCCACCACCGACGGCCGGGTCGTCACGGGCCTGATCGCCGAGGAGTCGGCCACGACCTTGACCCTCAAACGGGCCGAGGGGGCCGTCGATCTCGTCCCTCGCGCCCAGATCGAGGAGGTCACCTCGACGGGCCTCTCGCTGATGCCCGAGGGGCTCGAGAAGGGCCTGACCCAGCAAGATTTCGCCGACCTGATAGGCTACGTTCGAGGTATCCAGGGACCCGTGCCGGCCGCCACCAAGTAGTCTTCCAAGCTCCCGGATGGCGTCGCAAGTCGTTCCTCTGGCACGGCCTGCGGCGCGCCGGGTTCGTTTCGTAATTTCGATTCGGGCTGGATTATCGGACCCATCACCGACTTGATCGAGGTTTGGATCGCCCGTGTTCTTCCGGATTGTCAAAGAGCGCGAGGGGGCCCTGGCCGACCTGGGTTGGTCGGGTCTGAACTTGCCGGGGAGATAGTTGCGATCTCGGCGGATTTCCGGCAGGATTTCTGCGAGTGTCTCGAAAAAACGACATGCACCGAGGACCGGCGGCCTGACGGCGAGCAGTCGGAGGTTGCGGGTCGGCGGAATTGAAGCGTCGTCGACAATTCGGTTGGGCGTTTCGAGCTGGATATTGCTCTTACGTCTGGTCGATGACTCGAATTGGTGCACTCGATTGACCGGCCGAGGATGCTCGATGAGACGGCTTGCTTGGATCGGACTCTGGCTCCTGGCCGCGACGCCAGCGTATGCGCAGCTCGGCAACCACACCAACCTGAATCGGCTCAATCGCCGAATCTGCGGGCGGGTCGTCGACTACACGCAGAACCACGGGCAGGACAACCGGATCCCGTCGGCCGCGTTGGGTATTCCTCGCGACCTGTACGTCTACCTGCCGCCGGGGTACACGCCGACGAAGGCGTATCCGCTGGTGCTCGACATGCACGTCTCCTACATCGACGAGCACACGTTCGTCGCGCTCGGCCGGGTGTCCGAGATTGACCAGCTGATCACCTCAGGTCAAATGCCGCCGACGATTGTCGCCTGCGTCGACGGCCTGGTCGACGGGAAGAACAGCATCTTCAGCGTCCACTCGTTCTTCCTGGACGGAGTTCGCGGACGGTTCGAGACGCATGTGCTCCAGGAAGTGATCCCGTTCCTGATGACGCAATACTCGATCCGTCCCGAGCCGCAAGCCCACGCGCTGGTGGGGGTGTCCGCGGGCGGTTTTGGCGCCATGAGCATCGCGCTTCGGCACCCCGAGCTGTTCGGCGCGGTCGCCGCAATCGGGGCCCCCTTGAACCTGCGATACACGACGTGCCGAGGTCGTTATTTCGATAACTTCGACCCGTCCACGTTCCGCTGGTCGGAGGTGTACGACCCCAACATGGTCATCGGCAAGGCGTACTTCAGCCTGCGGAAGACGAGGGCCAAGGCCTTCATGGCCCCCGTCTTCGGCGACGGCCCCGACGTGGTGAGCCGGGTGAAGGCGACCAATCCGGCCGACATCATCGCCCGCCCCGACTTCCAGCCCGGTCAGCTGGCGATGTACATTGCCTACGCCGGCCGCGACAACTACAACTTCGACGCCCACGCCGAGTCGTTCCTCTGGATTGCGCGCCAGCGGGGAATCGCGGTCGACGCGGTGGTCGACCCGTTCGCCAACCACGGCCTCAGGTTCTTCCGCGAGAACCACATCCCGGCCTACCTCTGGGCCAGCCGCCACATCCTCCCCCCGGTCGACCTAATCATCGGAGCACCTGCGATCGTGCAATCCGACCGGAACCTGGACGGTGCGACTCGCTGACGATCTCTGTCCTGAAGGACGAGCCAACATGCGCGACATCCGGGTGGCCGCGGCCCAGTTCGAGCATCGGGACGGCGACAAGGCCTATAATCTGAGCCGGATTGCCGAGCTGACGGCTCGCGCCGCGGCGAAGGGGGCGGAGGTCGTCTGCTTCCACGAGTGCAGCGTCACCGGCTACACCTACCTGCAAACCCTCGATCGCGACGGGCTGGACGCCGTGGCCGAGCCAGTGCCGGGGGGCGAGTCGACCCAGGCGCTCATCGAGATCGCCCGAGCCTCGAACGTCGTCGTGATGGCGGGCCTGATCGAGCGGGCCGCCGACGGCCGTCTGTTCAAGTGCTATGCCGCGGTCGGTCCCGAGGGATTGCTGGCCAGATTCCACAAGCTGCACCCGTTCATCAATCCGCACCTGACGCCCGGCGAAGGCTACTGCGTGGCCGAGATTCGCGGGGTGAAGTTCGGCTTCCTGATCTGCTACGACAACAACCTTCCCGAGAACGTGCGGGCCACGACCCTGCTGGGCGCCGAGGTCATCGTGATGCCCCACGTGACCGGCTGCACCCCCTCGCCGATGCCCGGCCGGGGCGCCGTCGACCCGATCCTGTGGGACCGCCGCCACGAAGATCCCGCCCGACTGCGCCAGGAATTCCAGGGCCCCAAAGGCCGAGGCTGGCTGATGCGATGGCTTCCCGCCCGAGCCTGGGAAAACGGCATCTTCGCCGTCTTCAGCAACCCCATCGGCCGGGACCACGACACGATCAAGCCCGGCCTGGCGATGATCCTCGACCCCAGCGGCGAGGTCCTCGTCGAAAGCCACGAGCTGGACGACGACGTCGTCATCGCGCTCCTGAAGGCCGATGCCCTGGACGATGCGCCCGGCCGTCGCTATCTGCGAGCCAGACGCCCCGAGCTCTACGACACGCTGGTCGAGCCGCATCCTCCGGGGCATCAACCGGTCACGGCGCCAGGATGGAAGCGGACCTTCGAGGGCTGAGATCGAAGGTCACGAGTCGTTGAATCTTGAATATCAGAACGCGAATCTTTCTCAGCTTCGGCCGACGGCGGACCGTGGATCGACCACGGGACGATGCCATTCAGCCTAGCAGACTGCGGGAATTTCGAGAGCCTTCGATCGAAGCAGACGAACCGAGCCTTCGGGACGAATCGGTGCCAATCGAGCGAGGCCGCGAACTGAACCGCCTCAATCGCATTGATGTGCCAAGCAAGTCGAGCTCGACCGATGAGATTTCAAGCTGCGACGAGTTGATTCGCACCAAGCCGGATCATCGTGAGGCGTCGCGACCTAAGGTCTCCGAGGGATTTTTCGCGGAGCTGGGCTGATCGCTCTCGTGACGCGAGGCCAGTTCGCACCTTGCTCGCGGCGTCAGACACAGTTCAATTTCGGTCATCGAGGAGATGTCGACTTCCGACTTCGGATGCGCGAATTTCTCTCGGGCGATGGATTTCCGAACTCGTCGTGACAACACTTCACGAGGGCACTCGGGCACATCGACGGTCAAGGATCGTAGCTCTGATAAGGTTACGGGTCATTCCGATTTCCGGATCGACCTCCCGAGGCCGCCCAGGCCATCACCGGCGTTCAACTCGGAAAACCAAGCTCTGGGCTCGGCGACGCGCGGACAGCCTGTTGGTTTTCAACATCGAAGTGGCCGTCACACCATGGTGCGTCGGTCCGTCATGTTGAGAGCGGTCGTATGACGACATCCAGGAGCATCGCATGCCAGGCATCGATCCCACCGAAATCACCGAGCAGATGCGGACGTTCCACGCCCAGGACACGGCCGAGCAGGCCGGATGGATGCTACATAGTCCGATGTGGCGCACGATCTCGGCTCGCTTCTACAATCTGCACCACATCGACCTGCGCAAGCACGTTAAGTCGATCGTCAAGGTGAACCCGACGATCAACGCCGGCTTCGACTTCGTGGCGGTTGATGCCGAGAAATGGGCTGAAGCGCTGCAGCACGGGGGGTTCCAGCCGGACTCGCGCGAGCGGATTCTGGGAATCCTTCCGTCGGTGGGCAGCATCGCGGCGCTGGCGACGCACGGGCAGGGGTATCGGGAGAATTCCGAGCCGAGCCTGCATTGCGCGGTGGCGAAGGATTACTGCAACGTCCACCTCGACAATGTCGGCATCCGCCTGGGCAGCTACAACGCCAACGCGCCGCAGCACATCGCGGACGAGCTGATCTGGCAGGACAAGATCCTCCCGGCGATGCTGAAGATCGGCATCTCGTCGCACTTCGTCGATATCCTGCGACGCGTTCACCCGATTGTGCCGAATCTCCGGCAAGTGACGGCGGTGACGAAGGAATGGCAGCCTCGCATCGGGGTCGAGCTCGATCTCGCCCGGGTGCGCAGCAAGGACGCGTCCAAGCAACTGCGGGTCTACATCGACTTCTCGCACGCGTGCAGCAACTCGACCTGCAAGCTGCTCAACAACATGCAGGGCAAGACGTACAACGATGATCGCGTCATGTTCACGATCGAGGTGACGGGCCTGTAAAACTCGATCGCTCAGGGACGTCTCGCTCGGCGAGGCGAGCTGAGTCTTCGGCTTCATCCACGTCCGAAGGCCTGTTTCGCTCGTCACTCATGCGTCCCTCGCACTATTTGGGCTTCCGACAAAGCCCGCAATCGCTCTTGGGAATGAGCTGTGGTGGGACGATCTTGATCGGGTAGCGGCCGAGACCGAGTCTCTCGATCAGCCACGAGTTCTCGTACTGATATTGATCGAATTGGCTTCGCATCATCATCTGCCTGGCGATGTAGCGACTGGCGGGCTTGCCGATCCGGATCAGGGGATAATGGTTGCGCCCGAGCTGGGGATCGACCGCGGCGACGGCGTGGATGCAGTCGCTGATGAGCATGTCCCGCCCCGAGCTGATGGCACGATACTGAGCGGTCCCGCTCTCGGCGACCTCCCGCACCCTCAGCGACCGTTCGTAGACCTGCGGGGCGATGACGAACGGCCCCCACATGGTGACGCTCTCGCCCTCGGAATAGACGAAGTTGAGCGACTGTTCGAGGTCGAAATTGACCCCTTGCTCGGGCTTCAAGCTCCAGACTCTGACCTTCAGCGTGGCGGGCAGCCAACTGATGGTGTTGACTTCGAGGGAGTAGGTCGAAAGGTCGGGGCCTTCGCCAACGGCCCTCACGAACGTCGCCCACGTGTGCGTGCGGCGGAGGACCTTGGGGGACGACTGCGACCCGAAGATCAGGAGGAAATAGCGGTCATCCGCACGCGCGGTCGCGGCAGAAAATCCCACCAAGAGCAGTGCGACGATCGACGCGGATCGGAGACGTGAGACGGCGCGCATCGGCGAATCTCCGGCCACGTTGGGAGCCAAATCTGAAGGATACGCGACAGGCCATGGCTGGGTCGAGCATCGATCGATGGACGCGTGTCGGTGGCGACGGAGGCATCGGCAGGGGAGATTGGGTCGCTCGTGCCGGGCGTCAGGATGGATTAATTCGGACTGATGAACGATTGGCGAGGATCTTCAGCGATTGCCCGATCGAGGATCTCAGCCCAGGAGAAGGAGTTGGGATCCATCACGAAACTCTCATGCGAAAGAGGCCGGGGAGAACTTGCGTTCTCCCCGGCCTCGATGGTTTATTGGGCTAGTTCCGTCGCGGATCAGGGCTGGGCGGCGGCCTTGATGGGGATGGAGGCTAGCTTCTCGGAGCCGAGGGTGAGGTAGTCGGAGACGATCTTGAGGATCTCGTCGTTGTAATAGTCGGGCTCCCAGACCGTTCGCTCGCCGTAGCGCTTCTTACGCTTCTTTTCCTTGGTCTTCTCGTCAACCGCGTCGTGGCCTTCGGCGTCCTCGTCGGGGACGAACTCGGCGCGGAACTTGTCTTCGTTGAGCGAGATCGAGTGGCGGGCCTTGCGGTCGATGGCCTTCTTGATCTGCTCGTCCTGCTTGCGGAACTTGTCGCTGCCCTTGCGCCGCTCCAGGGACTTCACCTCGATGGAGGAGACGAGCTCCTGGGAGAGCTTGTTGAAGTTGTCGTGGGGCAGGGGGGCGACGCGGTCGAAGGCGAGGGCGTTATCCATCTTGCCCTCGTTGATGTCGGCGACATCGCGGAGGGAGGGGATGTGGATGTCGGACTTCACGCCGTTGATCTGGGTGCTCTCGCCGTTGGCCCGGTAGAACTGCTGGATGGTGAGCTTCAGGGCGCCCAGGTTGGGGCTGCGGCGGCCGAGCTGCTCGTTGATGGGTACGATGCTCTGGACGGTGCCTTTGCCGTAGGTGCTGGCGTCGCCGATGATCAGGCCCCGGCCGTAATCCTTGATCACGCCGGCGAAGATCTCGGAGGCGCTGGCGCTCAGGCGGTTGATCAGGACGACCAGGGGGCCATCCCAGGCGGTGCCGGCGTCTTCGTCGTCGAGGTGCTTGACGCCCGAGGCTTCCTTCACCTGGACGACCGGGCCGTTGTCGATGAACAGGCCGGAGAGGGTGATGGCTTCCAGCAGGAGTCCGCCGCCGTTGTCGCGGAGGTCGACCATGACGGCGTCAACGCCCTGAGCCTTGAAGCCCTTGAGGAGCTTGCGGCAGTCTTCGGTGGCGGAGACGGCGTCGGGCTCGTTGCGATTCAGGGCACCGGTGTCGCCGTAGAAGGCGGGCAGGCCGATGACACCGATCTTGAGGGGCTTGCCGTCTTCGGACTTGGTCTCGATGATCTGGCCCTTGGCGTGAGCTTCGGCTAGCTCGATCTTGGCCCGGGTCAGCTCGTAGATCTTGCGTTCCTTGGTCTCGGCCGGCTGGATGATCAGGCGGACCTTGGTGCCGGCGGGGCCTCGGATGTCGCGGACGACGTCGGAGAGCTTCTTCTCAACGAAGCTGATCTCTTCGCCATCTTCCTTCTGGATGCCGAGGATCTTGTCCTCGGGCTGGATCCGGGCGTCCTTGTCGGCGGGGCCGTTGGGGACGAGTTCCTTGACCACCGCGTAGCCGTCCTCGGACTGGAGCGACGCGCCGATGCCCTGCAGCGAGAGGTGGAGCTGCTGGGTCATCATGTCCTCGAGCGTATTCGGGCTCATGTAGCTCGAATGCGGGTCGAAGGTCTTGGTCAGGCTGCTGAGGAAGAATTCGAGCAGGTCGCTGCTGCTGAACTGATGGACGGCGCGGTTGCGGTCCTTGTACTGGATGCCGATCTTCTTGAGGGCCTCGGCGGGCTCGATCTTGGCGACCTTTCGCTCGAGCAGTTCGAGCTTGAGTCGCTTGCGGAGCCGCTCCTTGGCCTCGGCGGCGTCGGCGGGGTACTCGGCCTTCTCGGGGTCGTCGACGTAGGCTTCCTCGACCTTGAAGTCGGGAGTTTCCTTGAGCAAATCAACGACGTCCTTGTACCGCTCGTCGGAGCGCTGGACGTAGCGTTCCATCACTTTCTTGGCCCAGGTGATGTCGCCTTCCTTGATCTTGTCGTCGAGGGTGGTTTCCTCGGCGAGGAACTCGGCGACGTCGGACTTCAGGAAGTTGTATTTCTGGGGGTCGAGATCCTTGATGAAGGTCTTCGCCCATTTCTTGGCGGTTTCATCGTCGATCTTGGGCTTGGCCATGTGGCTTTGCTCAAGCAGCTTGACGACGATCTGGGCCGTGACCTGGTCGGTGGCCGTGGGGCTGAGCTGCGGCTGGGGCGCCTGGGCGCCGATGATCGCGGCCGAGGCGCCGACCAGCGCGAACAGGGCAAGTGGACGGAAAGCGAGTCGCGGCATATAGGTTCCGTTCCGTGCGGTTGTGGGAAGGAGGTCGCCACGCCGAGCCCGGTCACATCATTATGATGATAGGCCGGGGGCCGGGCAGAAACAAGCAAAGGGGCCGAGTCCGTTCAGGCCGCCGCCGGCCGGTCATCTCCTCCTTCATCGGCAAGAGTCATTCAGGTTCTACGCCCGGCGCCGCAGTAAGTTCGGAGAGGATCGCTCCAGGCCGATCTGTGGCACCGTCTCGAGTTGGTTTCAGTCGATCCAGGTCGCTTTCAGGGGGGCGAGCATCGCCTGCGGGCTGGTTGCGGCCCCGATCTGAACGGGCATGGGGACGAAGTGGTAATAGGCGTGCAACGCCTTGGGTCCGGGCGGGGGATTCTCACCGTTGCCGGCGAAATCGCGCCAGAGGCTCAGCCGGCCCGAGGCGTCGACCTCGATCCGATCGCGGGCGGTCAGGCCGAAGTCGGCGAGGGCGGCGGCGGTGCAGCGAGCGTCGTCCATCACATGCGCCCACCCTTCGGCCTTGCCCGCCAGGCCCGCGGTACCCGCCGGGGACTGGGCGAACGGCGTCTTGCTGCCGAGCTTGCCGTGGGTAACCCGCCAGACGGGCTCGCCGTGCCCGAGGCCCGGCGCCTGGCCCGACTCCAGGGTCATCCGCTCCGACGGGCCGAGCGTGCCGTAAATCGTGCTGGGGCCACCGAAATCGACGAGTGCTCGTTTGCCTTCCAGGAGCAGGTCGAGTTCGATGCCAAGGCCCGCGACGAGTCCCTGGGGGTCGTCAACCTGCCAGGTCATGTCGATCCATGACTTGGACGCGGGGCAGGTCATCTCGACGCGGGACTCGACCCGACGCTCGCCACGAAGGGCTTCGGTGGAGTCGAACCGGAGGCCGACGGCGAGCGGCCCTTTGCGCAAGACGGTCGCCCGCGTGGGGATTCCGCCGGGGCCGAAGCCGCCAACCCGATAGAGGATGTCGTCGCGGTAGCGGATCCAGAGGCCCGCGGATCGAGGCTTGAGGAACGCCAGCCCGGAGTTGGAGACCCCCGTGAGCAGGCCGAGGAGGTTCTCGGGAATCTCGTAGGCTAAGGTCCGGCCATTAGTGACGCGGAAGAGGCCGGGCGACTGTTCCAGGCCGATGCCCGACGAGGGGACGGGACCGGGCTCGATGTCGGGCCCCTGGACGAGCAGATAATCCACGGTCTCGCCGGGGGCGTGGCTGACGTTGAAGTCGAGCCGGACGATCGGGGGTGCGGAACCCTCGGCGTCCTTTGAGGTTGTGAATTGCGCCGGGACCGGCTTTCCGTCGAGTTCCAGGCGGAATTTGAAGGAGGGGTCGGCGTCGGGGACGATCAGGTGGACCGGGTAGCCGAAGCGGCGGAGGCCGGCGGTCTCGGCGATGCGGAGCGTCCGCCGCGCGGGGCGCGGCGGGGCGGATCGGGCCGTCGACGCGGCGAGGGCGGCCATCGACGCGGCGGCGGCCAGGGCATGTCGGCGGCTGATCCGGTCAGTCGGCATCGGCGGCCAGCTCCAGCACGAGGATGGTGTCGATCGGGTCGGCCTTGATCCCCTTGAGCGAGAGGATCAGGCGATCGCCGAGGATCTGGTGCGCGACGGGCGCCTTGTCCCAGGTGTGGATCGAGGCCACCTTGCCCTGGAAGCCGGCGATGGAGAGTTCATCGCCCAGGGATTCGCGATCGAGCAGGTGGAGATAGACGCGCCTGCGGATCGGGTCGGCAGTGGAGACGCCCCAGGCGGCTGCGGTTGTGGGACCGGAGCGAGTGCCGTAAATGGACTCGCCATGGGTGTTCAGCCAGGCCCCGACGGCCTTGAGCCGCTCGACGGCCTGGGGCTGGATGGTGCCGTCGGGTCGGGGCCCCACGTTGAGCAAGAAATTCGCGTCGGCCCCGGCGGCCCTGACCAGGGACTGGATGAGTTGCTTGGGGCTCTTGAAGGTCTGGTCGGAAGAATTGTAGCCCCAGGCCCGGTTGATGGTCTCGCAGCTTTCCAGTGGCAGAGTCCCGACCGCATTGTCGGCGTTCAGGCCCGAATCGTTGCGCCCCGGAAGGTCCTTCTCGAACATCTGGATGTCTTCGCCCGGGAAGGGCTTGCGGTGATGGTTGTTGCCGACGAGCGCGCCAGGCTGGAGCCTGTGGATGAGCGCATAGGTGCGGTCGAGACGCCAGTCGGCCGCGGGCTTGTCCCACCAGCCGTCGAACCAGATTCCCGCGATGGGCCCGTAGCCGGTGAGCAGCTCGGTGAGCTGGGCATCCAGGTAATCCAGGTAATGGTTCCAGTCGCCTGCCTCGGCGCGGCCGGTGTTGCGTCCGGTCAGGCCCCTGGGGAAATAGTCCGGGTGGTGCCAGTCGAGGTGAGAGTAATAGAGGAAGAGCTTGATGCCCTGGAGCTGGCACTCGGCGGCCAGCTCCTTGATGATGTCGCGCCCGCCGGGGGTTCGGTCGACGACATCCCAATCGGTCTGCTTGGAGTCGAACAGGCAGAAGCCGTCGTGGTGCTTGGCGGTGACGGTGATGTATTTCATGCCGGCGGAGCGGGCCAGGTCGACCCAGTCCTTGGCGTTGAAGGCATCCGGGCACCAGGTCCCGGCCAGCGGCTCATAGTCGGCGGTCTGAATCTTGTGGTTATTCAGCACCCACTCGCCGTCGGCGAGCTGGCTGTAGACGCCCCAGTGGACGAACAGGCCGAAGCGGTCGGCCCGGTACCGGGCGCGAGCAGTGGATTGCGCCTCGGTCGGCGGTTTCAGCTCCGGGACCGCCTGAGATCGGACCACGGCGGGCATCAGGATCAACCCGAAAGCCGCGATCAGGGGCGCAAGTCGAGATTGCCGTCGGGTCATCGTCGGAACTCCTTGGGCGACGACAGCCGTTGAGATCGCCCGAGGTGCGGGATCTGCGGAATTTAACACCGCCCGGTAGTGGCGACAACCCCCGCGGAAACCCGTCCGCGACGCGGCTGGTGGAAGGAGAGTCGGAGTTCGAGTGAGTGAGGCGACTCGATGGAAGGAGCGTGCGCCGGTCGAATCGGCGTCCGGATCTCTCTGATTTTGATGCGAGTCCGGATGAATTCATGGCACGTCCTTCGCATTCGGAATAACCCGACTCACGTTTCACGGCCGCGACCCTTCCGCATGGGACGACCGCGACGTGCGGCCCGGCCGACTGTGGCCGCGGCAATGCGTCGCGCGGCGGGCGACAAGGCCGCCGAGGTTGCGGGCGAGTCCCAGGACGGGCGGGCGGCGAGTTCCAGCGAGGGGAATTCCACTGATGACGACCAGGACCTTGCGAATCGGCGGACTCGCCACACTGCTGGGCCTCGCGGCCCTGACGTCGGCGAACGCGCAAAACTCGGTGGGAAACGGAATCAGCGGCACGGCCGGCGGTCAGGGGGCGACCGGCACCGCGACCGCGCCGAGCCTCCGCGGGACCGATCAGGGCAACCCGCGCGAGACCATCGGCAGCACCGGCCAGGAGGTTCAACCCGGGACCCGCGATGACGCCGAACAGGGCGTGGATCGTCGCCGCTCCGGGCTCGGGGCGGTTCCGGGACAGCGCCGCGAAATGAGGGGCGCCAATGCCAACTCGTACGCGGAACGGGCGGTGATCGGGCACGCGGTCTCCATGGCCATCGAGGCGTCCGGCCTCAAGGCTTGTGCCGAATTGGCCGGAGCCAAGGAGATTGATCAGGCGCAAGCCCAGAACGATCGCCAGGGCGGGGCCGCCATGGATCCAGCCCAGCAGCTGATGATGCACGCACGACAGGCATTCCAGGATAGTCAGACGTTGCTCGGCTCGGCGGGCGGCGACATCATCGGTCGCGACCAGCTCCAGCCCGCGACCGACCGGAACCCCGGGGACAAGCGGATCTATCAGGCGGCCGGCGGCTACATCTCCACCCTGACGGCCCTCTCGGGAATGAATTACGGCCGCCCGGGGGCCAATCCAGACCGAGTGGACGCGTCGCAGAAAGTCATGGCGATGAGCCCGCAGGACAAGGCGACCGTCGCGCTGATCAACCATTCCGTGAAGGAAGTCATCGACGGGACACACATCGTCCAGGCCTCCGGTGAAATGCAGGGCGCGAGTCGCGCGACCGAGGCGTTGCTGCGTCACGGCCGCGACATGCAGACCAACGGCACGCAGACCCTGATGCGACTCGCCGGCAATCAGGCCCCAGGCGACCGCAAGCCGGGCGAGGCCTCCGTCATGGCGCTGGCCCAGCACGGCCGCGAGCTCATCGAGGCTTACGCCGTGGCCGTCCCGCGTGGCGGCGAGATGCTGCGTGAACCGGCCGGCCGCCGAGAGGGTGCCCCGGGCGCAAATCGCAGGGTCCGCGATGAGAACCTGGACGACGCGACACCCGACGCTCGTCGTCCGGAGAGGGATGCGACCCCCGAAGCTCGTCGCCCTGATCGGGACGCCGGCGAAGACGCACCCAAGGCCCGCCGCCCAGCCGCCGATGAGCCCGAGGGAGGAAGCATCCTCAACGGGACCGCCCCTTCCACCAAGGAAAACCCTCGCTGAGATACGTCAGCGACCGAGCCGATCGAAGGCCGCGAGGGATCAAACTCCCTCGTGGCCTCGTCTTTTTCGAAGAATCGTGTGAGATGGCCGTCTTGTGCTCAAGTCCCACCTCGAGGAATGCCGAATACCGAAATACATCGAATTGAGGTCGCACCCGGGATCGTCGGAGTGTCCCCCAATGGACCAGCGGGAGATGGCGGCAAGTACGGCTCTCAGCGTCGTCATCGTGGCGGCCGTCGCGATCTTCCTGCGCGAGCCCGATGTCGCGCGTCGCCAGTCGAGATTGAGCAGATCCGAGCCGCGTTCGAAGGCCCTCGCCGATCAGTCGGCCCTCGTCGAGGCCCGGGTCGTCAAGCCATCCCTGCCTCGCGGCGTGATCGGCCTTTCGCCCTCCAGACCGACGGTCGTTGATCCGGGGCCGAGCCACGCCGTTGCGGCATCGACGCTCGCCCAGGTCGAGGGGCCCGAGCAGCGTCCGGTGCGTGACAAATCAGTGGATCGGGTGGCGGTCGTCTCCAGGAGA
It encodes:
- a CDS encoding carboxy terminal-processing peptidase, with translation MPRLAFRPLALFALVGASAAIIGAQAPQPQLSPTATDQVTAQIVVKLLEQSHMAKPKIDDETAKKWAKTFIKDLDPQKYNFLKSDVAEFLAEETTLDDKIKEGDITWAKKVMERYVQRSDERYKDVVDLLKETPDFKVEEAYVDDPEKAEYPADAAEAKERLRKRLKLELLERKVAKIEPAEALKKIGIQYKDRNRAVHQFSSSDLLEFFLSSLTKTFDPHSSYMSPNTLEDMMTQQLHLSLQGIGASLQSEDGYAVVKELVPNGPADKDARIQPEDKILGIQKEDGEEISFVEKKLSDVVRDIRGPAGTKVRLIIQPAETKERKIYELTRAKIELAEAHAKGQIIETKSEDGKPLKIGVIGLPAFYGDTGALNRNEPDAVSATEDCRKLLKGFKAQGVDAVMVDLRDNGGGLLLEAITLSGLFIDNGPVVQVKEASGVKHLDDEDAGTAWDGPLVVLINRLSASASEIFAGVIKDYGRGLIIGDASTYGKGTVQSIVPINEQLGRRSPNLGALKLTIQQFYRANGESTQINGVKSDIHIPSLRDVADINEGKMDNALAFDRVAPLPHDNFNKLSQELVSSIEVKSLERRKGSDKFRKQDEQIKKAIDRKARHSISLNEDKFRAEFVPDEDAEGHDAVDEKTKEKKRKKRYGERTVWEPDYYNDEILKIVSDYLTLGSEKLASIPIKAAAQP
- a CDS encoding alpha/beta hydrolase-fold protein, producing the protein MRRLAWIGLWLLAATPAYAQLGNHTNLNRLNRRICGRVVDYTQNHGQDNRIPSAALGIPRDLYVYLPPGYTPTKAYPLVLDMHVSYIDEHTFVALGRVSEIDQLITSGQMPPTIVACVDGLVDGKNSIFSVHSFFLDGVRGRFETHVLQEVIPFLMTQYSIRPEPQAHALVGVSAGGFGAMSIALRHPELFGAVAAIGAPLNLRYTTCRGRYFDNFDPSTFRWSEVYDPNMVIGKAYFSLRKTRAKAFMAPVFGDGPDVVSRVKATNPADIIARPDFQPGQLAMYIAYAGRDNYNFDAHAESFLWIARQRGIAVDAVVDPFANHGLRFFRENHIPAYLWASRHILPPVDLIIGAPAIVQSDRNLDGATR
- a CDS encoding nitrilase-related carbon-nitrogen hydrolase; this translates as MRDIRVAAAQFEHRDGDKAYNLSRIAELTARAAAKGAEVVCFHECSVTGYTYLQTLDRDGLDAVAEPVPGGESTQALIEIARASNVVVMAGLIERAADGRLFKCYAAVGPEGLLARFHKLHPFINPHLTPGEGYCVAEIRGVKFGFLICYDNNLPENVRATTLLGAEVIVMPHVTGCTPSPMPGRGAVDPILWDRRHEDPARLRQEFQGPKGRGWLMRWLPARAWENGIFAVFSNPIGRDHDTIKPGLAMILDPSGEVLVESHELDDDVVIALLKADALDDAPGRRYLRARRPELYDTLVEPHPPGHQPVTAPGWKRTFEG
- a CDS encoding alpha-L-fucosidase, which gives rise to MTRRQSRLAPLIAAFGLILMPAVVRSQAVPELKPPTEAQSTARARYRADRFGLFVHWGVYSQLADGEWVLNNHKIQTADYEPLAGTWCPDAFNAKDWVDLARSAGMKYITVTAKHHDGFCLFDSKQTDWDVVDRTPGGRDIIKELAAECQLQGIKLFLYYSHLDWHHPDYFPRGLTGRNTGRAEAGDWNHYLDYLDAQLTELLTGYGPIAGIWFDGWWDKPAADWRLDRTYALIHRLQPGALVGNNHHRKPFPGEDIQMFEKDLPGRNDSGLNADNAVGTLPLESCETINRAWGYNSSDQTFKSPKQLIQSLVRAAGADANFLLNVGPRPDGTIQPQAVERLKAVGAWLNTHGESIYGTRSGPTTAAAWGVSTADPIRRRVYLHLLDRESLGDELSIAGFQGKVASIHTWDKAPVAHQILGDRLILSLKGIKADPIDTILVLELAADAD